In Streptomyces dangxiongensis, one DNA window encodes the following:
- a CDS encoding acetoin utilization protein AcuC — protein sequence MSGRAQLMWDEAVTGYDFGPGHPMDPVRLALTRKLVGAFGLDRELEIVAAKPAGESTLRLVHREDYIDAVKAVSADPAGADGSYGLGTPDDPAFAGMHEVSALIAGQSVGAAEAVWRGDADHAVNFAGGLHHAMPGGASGFCVYNDASLAIARLLELGAERVAYVDVDVHHGDGVQAAFWEDPRVLTISLHEHPRTLFPQTGWPEETGAGAGEGAAVNVALPAGTGDAGWVRAFHAVVPELVAGFRPQVIVSQHGADTHFEDPLAHLAVSLDAQRAVQMACHELAHAHADGKWVALGGGGYAVVEVVPRSWTHLVGIAAGKPVDPEAMIPEGWRQDVFARTRQPAPRRMTDGLWPVGYGEWEAGYDPADRVDQAVLATRRSVFPLRGLLP from the coding sequence ATGAGCGGCCGCGCACAGCTGATGTGGGACGAGGCAGTAACGGGCTATGACTTCGGCCCCGGCCATCCGATGGATCCGGTCCGGCTGGCGCTGACCCGGAAACTGGTCGGTGCCTTCGGGCTCGACCGGGAGCTGGAGATCGTCGCGGCGAAGCCGGCCGGCGAGTCGACGCTCCGCCTGGTCCACCGGGAGGACTACATCGACGCCGTGAAGGCCGTGTCCGCGGATCCGGCGGGGGCCGACGGGTCGTACGGGCTCGGTACTCCCGACGATCCCGCGTTCGCCGGGATGCACGAGGTGTCCGCGCTGATCGCCGGGCAGTCGGTCGGGGCGGCGGAGGCGGTGTGGCGGGGCGACGCCGACCATGCCGTGAACTTCGCGGGCGGGCTGCACCACGCGATGCCGGGCGGCGCGTCCGGGTTCTGCGTCTACAACGACGCGTCGCTGGCGATCGCGCGGCTGCTGGAACTGGGCGCCGAGCGGGTCGCCTACGTGGACGTCGACGTGCATCACGGGGACGGGGTGCAGGCCGCGTTCTGGGAGGACCCGCGGGTGCTGACCATCTCGCTGCACGAGCATCCCCGGACGCTGTTCCCGCAGACCGGGTGGCCGGAGGAGACCGGCGCGGGCGCGGGGGAGGGGGCCGCGGTGAACGTGGCCCTGCCGGCCGGGACCGGGGACGCGGGGTGGGTGCGCGCGTTCCACGCGGTGGTGCCGGAGCTGGTGGCCGGGTTCCGGCCGCAGGTGATCGTCTCCCAGCACGGGGCCGACACGCACTTCGAGGATCCGCTGGCACACCTCGCCGTCTCGCTGGACGCCCAGCGGGCCGTGCAGATGGCGTGTCACGAGCTGGCGCACGCGCACGCGGACGGCAAGTGGGTGGCGCTCGGCGGGGGCGGGTACGCGGTGGTGGAGGTCGTGCCGCGGTCGTGGACGCATCTGGTGGGGATCGCCGCCGGGAAGCCGGTGGATCCCGAGGCGATGATCCCCGAGGGATGGCGGCAGGACGTGTTCGCGCGGACGCGGCAGCCGGCACCGCGTCGCATGACGGACGGGCTGTGGCCGGTGGGGTACGGCGAGTGGGAGGCGGGCTACGACCCCGCCGACCGGGTCGACCAGGCGGTACTGGCGACCCGGCGATCCGTGTTCCCGCTGCGAGGCCTGCTGCCCTGA
- a CDS encoding MFS transporter, whose product MTEVLRRGRASLAFGFFAQGIAFALLVTRIPAVQDRYGVSDALLPVFLAAVPVLAGAGSVTTERLVKRVPPSRLLRWSQPVVLLGLLGVGAGGAGQLAALAVALGVFGLAVGVLDASMNMLGVSLQRSYGRSIMLSFHAAYSLGGIIGASLAWAGAHWHLALWVSYLPVVAVLLPAVLVAGRWYVDAGEGGGQPSGSGTLVFRLLLPLCLVMTFAYIGDSTVSNWSAKYLKDVLGSSEQLATVPYNVYMVTTLLGRTIGDLGVRRFGAVAVVRVGAVVAAGGFAVVASASGAWAGMLGFTLLGLGLCVLVPQTFAAAGRLFPGASDAAVARLNIFNYVGFLVGSPLVGALGDAWSYRGAMLVPMVLVLVTLGYARSFAAQPDRYGGGHERPRTADVGRGSNGL is encoded by the coding sequence ATGACTGAAGTGCTGCGGCGCGGCAGGGCCTCGCTGGCGTTCGGGTTCTTCGCCCAGGGCATCGCCTTCGCCCTGCTCGTGACGCGCATCCCGGCCGTCCAGGACCGGTACGGCGTCTCCGACGCGCTGCTGCCGGTGTTCCTGGCCGCCGTGCCGGTGCTCGCCGGGGCAGGCAGCGTGACGACCGAGCGGCTGGTGAAGCGGGTGCCGCCCAGCCGGCTGCTGCGCTGGTCCCAGCCGGTGGTGCTGTTGGGGCTGCTCGGCGTCGGGGCGGGCGGTGCGGGGCAGTTGGCCGCGCTGGCGGTGGCGCTGGGCGTCTTCGGCCTGGCGGTAGGGGTGCTGGACGCCTCCATGAACATGCTCGGAGTCAGCCTCCAGCGGTCGTACGGCCGCAGCATCATGCTCAGCTTCCACGCGGCGTACAGCCTGGGCGGGATCATCGGGGCGTCGCTGGCGTGGGCGGGGGCGCACTGGCATCTCGCCCTGTGGGTGTCGTACCTGCCGGTGGTGGCCGTTCTGCTGCCGGCGGTGCTGGTGGCCGGCCGCTGGTACGTCGACGCGGGCGAGGGTGGCGGACAGCCGAGCGGGAGCGGGACTCTCGTGTTCCGGCTGCTGCTGCCGCTGTGCCTGGTGATGACCTTCGCCTATATCGGTGACTCGACGGTCTCCAACTGGAGCGCGAAGTACCTGAAGGACGTGCTGGGCAGCTCCGAGCAGCTTGCCACGGTCCCGTACAACGTGTACATGGTGACGACGCTGCTGGGGCGGACCATCGGGGACCTCGGGGTACGGCGGTTCGGGGCCGTGGCGGTCGTACGGGTCGGGGCGGTGGTCGCGGCCGGCGGGTTCGCGGTGGTGGCCTCGGCGTCGGGGGCGTGGGCCGGGATGCTCGGGTTCACCCTGCTGGGGCTCGGTCTGTGTGTCCTCGTACCGCAGACGTTCGCGGCGGCCGGGCGGTTGTTCCCGGGGGCTTCGGACGCGGCGGTCGCGCGGCTGAACATCTTCAACTACGTGGGCTTCCTGGTGGGTTCGCCGCTGGTGGGTGCCCTCGGGGACGCGTGGAGCTACCGGGGAGCCATGCTCGTGCCGATGGTGTTGGTGCTGGTGACGCTCGGGTACGCCAGGTCGTTCGCGGCTCAACCGGACCGATACGGTGGCGGGCATGAGCGGCCGCGCACAGCTGATGTGGGACGAGGCAGTAACGGGCTATGA
- a CDS encoding VC0807 family protein, with protein MTKKTGTQAQNPSALDNFKPLLIDVAVPLGSYYVFKDAFGMSTFAALAWSSVVPAVRTGWSLARDRKVNGLAGLILVVNVVSLLLSFVSGDPRLMLAKDSGVSSTVAIGILVSVVLGKPMITAGMKPFLVKGDAAKEAAWERLASGAAAGSAAFRRKENVFSGIWGVVLLAECVARFVGAYTIPVDTMVWLGGVFMIVAMVIGFLVSGGLAAEPMERMLAAEVEAARAERAAMAVVA; from the coding sequence ATGACGAAGAAGACGGGGACCCAGGCTCAGAACCCGAGCGCGCTGGACAACTTCAAGCCGCTGCTCATCGATGTGGCGGTGCCACTCGGCTCGTACTACGTTTTCAAGGACGCCTTCGGGATGAGCACGTTCGCGGCGCTGGCCTGGAGCAGTGTGGTGCCGGCGGTGCGGACCGGGTGGAGCCTGGCGAGGGACCGCAAGGTCAACGGCCTGGCGGGTCTCATCCTCGTCGTGAACGTCGTCTCGCTGCTGCTGAGCTTCGTCTCGGGTGATCCGCGGCTGATGCTGGCCAAGGACAGCGGGGTCAGCAGCACGGTCGCCATCGGCATCCTGGTCTCGGTCGTGCTCGGGAAGCCCATGATCACCGCCGGTATGAAGCCGTTCCTCGTCAAGGGCGACGCGGCCAAGGAGGCGGCCTGGGAGCGGCTGGCGTCCGGTGCGGCGGCCGGGTCCGCGGCCTTCCGCCGCAAGGAGAACGTGTTCTCGGGCATCTGGGGCGTGGTGCTGCTCGCCGAGTGCGTCGCACGGTTCGTGGGCGCCTACACCATCCCGGTGGACACCATGGTGTGGCTCGGCGGCGTCTTCATGATCGTCGCCATGGTGATCGGCTTCCTGGTCAGCGGTGGTCTGGCGGCGGAGCCGATGGAGCGGATGCTCGCCGCCGAGGTGGAGGCGGCACGCGCCGAGCGCGCCGCGATGGCCGTCGTCGCCTGA
- a CDS encoding HAD family hydrolase, producing the protein MRYELVIFDNDGVLVDSEPISNRHLAAYLTELGHPTSYEDSVQDYLGSAMHRIHELVLERTGQRLPDDFDDVFHARVFAAFERELQPVAGVAGVLEKLAADGVPYCVASSGSHARIRVGHRATGLDRWFEEDRIFSSQDVGRGKPAPDLFLYAAERMGVAPGRCVVVEDSPLGVQAAVAAGMDVYGFTAMTPAERLVGAQRLFTDMGELVDLLI; encoded by the coding sequence ATGCGCTACGAACTCGTCATCTTCGACAACGACGGTGTCCTCGTCGACAGCGAGCCGATATCCAACCGGCACCTGGCCGCCTATCTGACCGAGCTGGGCCATCCCACCTCGTACGAGGACTCCGTCCAGGACTACCTGGGTTCGGCGATGCACCGGATCCATGAGCTGGTCCTGGAGCGGACGGGACAGCGGCTGCCGGACGACTTCGACGACGTCTTCCACGCCCGCGTCTTCGCCGCGTTCGAGCGGGAGCTCCAGCCCGTGGCCGGGGTGGCCGGCGTGTTGGAGAAGCTGGCCGCGGACGGGGTGCCGTACTGCGTGGCCTCCTCCGGCAGCCATGCGCGGATCCGGGTGGGGCACCGGGCGACCGGGCTCGACCGGTGGTTCGAGGAGGACAGGATCTTCAGCTCGCAGGACGTGGGGCGCGGGAAGCCGGCGCCCGACCTCTTCCTGTACGCGGCCGAGCGGATGGGTGTGGCCCCCGGGCGGTGTGTGGTCGTGGAGGACTCCCCGCTGGGCGTCCAGGCGGCCGTGGCGGCCGGGATGGACGTGTACGGGTTCACCGCGATGACGCCGGCGGAGCGGCTCGTGGGCGCCCAGCGGCTCTTCACCGACATGGGTGAGCTGGTTGACCTGCTGATATGA
- the trpS gene encoding tryptophan--tRNA ligase: MKRVFSGIQPTGHVTLGNYLGAMRRWAEVDQHRADALFCIVDLHALTVDHDPARVRRLSRQAATLLLAAGLDPELCTLYVQSHVDEHTRLSYLLECVASDGEMRRMIQYKEKSARQRERGGSVRLSLLTYPVLMAADILAYGTDEVPVGDDQVQHVELARDLAVRFNQRYGHTFVVPEATLPGVAARVMNLQDPTSKMGKSDSGQGVVYLLDEPDAVRKKIMRAVTDSGQEVGYDPVERPGVANLLEILAACTGGNPESLADVHDSYGSLKKDTAEAVVEVLRPVQARHRELCADPAYVEGVLRDGAEKARALARPTVDTAYRAIGLLPPVAEPSLNAAR; the protein is encoded by the coding sequence ATGAAGCGGGTCTTCAGCGGGATCCAGCCGACCGGGCACGTGACCCTGGGGAACTACCTGGGAGCCATGCGGCGCTGGGCCGAGGTCGATCAGCACCGGGCGGACGCGCTGTTCTGCATCGTGGATCTGCACGCGCTGACCGTGGACCACGATCCGGCGCGGGTGCGCAGGCTCAGCCGGCAGGCCGCGACGCTCCTGCTGGCGGCCGGGCTCGATCCCGAGCTGTGCACCCTCTACGTGCAGAGCCATGTCGACGAGCACACCAGGCTGTCGTACCTGCTGGAGTGCGTGGCGAGCGACGGCGAGATGCGGCGGATGATCCAGTACAAGGAGAAGTCCGCGCGGCAGCGGGAGCGCGGCGGGAGCGTACGGCTGTCGCTGCTGACGTATCCGGTGCTGATGGCGGCGGACATCCTGGCCTACGGCACGGACGAGGTGCCGGTCGGGGACGACCAGGTGCAGCACGTGGAGCTGGCGCGGGATCTCGCGGTGCGGTTCAACCAGCGGTACGGGCACACGTTCGTGGTGCCTGAGGCGACGCTTCCGGGTGTGGCGGCCCGGGTGATGAACCTCCAGGACCCGACGTCGAAGATGGGGAAGTCGGACTCGGGGCAGGGGGTCGTGTATCTGCTGGACGAGCCGGACGCGGTGCGCAAGAAGATCATGCGGGCGGTGACCGACAGCGGCCAGGAGGTCGGGTACGACCCGGTGGAGCGGCCGGGAGTCGCGAACCTGCTGGAGATTCTCGCAGCGTGCACGGGCGGGAACCCTGAGTCACTGGCGGACGTTCATGACTCGTACGGCTCTTTGAAGAAGGACACCGCGGAGGCGGTGGTGGAGGTGTTGCGGCCGGTGCAGGCCCGGCACCGGGAGCTGTGTGCCGATCCGGCCTATGTGGAGGGGGTGCTGCGAGATGGTGCGGAGAAGGCCAGGGCGTTGGCTCGTCCGACCGTTGATACGGCCTACCGGGCGATCGGGCTGCTGCCGCCCGTGGCGGAGCCCTCACTGAACGCCGCGCGGTAA
- the proC gene encoding pyrroline-5-carboxylate reductase, whose protein sequence is MSQKVAVLGTGKIGEALLSGMLRAGWAPADLLVTARRPERAEELRSRYGVNPVGNTEAAKTADTLILTVKPQDMGALLDELAPHIPADRLVISGAAGIPTSFFEERLAAGTPVVRVMTNTPALVVDEAMSVISAGSHATEQHLAHAEEIFGGVGKTLRVPESQQDACTALSGSGPAYFFYLVEAMTDAGILLGLPRDKAHDLIVQSAIGAAVMLRDSGEHPVKLRENVTSPAGTTINAIRELENHGVRAALIAALEAARDRSRELASGKKD, encoded by the coding sequence ATGAGCCAGAAAGTCGCAGTCCTCGGCACCGGCAAGATCGGCGAAGCCCTGCTCAGCGGAATGCTCCGGGCCGGCTGGGCCCCCGCCGACCTGCTGGTCACCGCCCGCCGCCCGGAACGCGCCGAAGAACTCCGCAGCCGCTACGGAGTCAACCCGGTCGGCAACACCGAGGCCGCCAAGACCGCCGACACCCTGATCCTCACGGTCAAGCCGCAGGACATGGGCGCCCTCCTGGACGAACTGGCCCCGCACATCCCCGCCGACCGCCTCGTCATCAGCGGAGCCGCCGGTATCCCCACCTCCTTCTTCGAGGAGCGCCTGGCCGCGGGCACCCCCGTCGTCCGGGTCATGACCAACACCCCCGCCCTCGTCGTCGACGAGGCCATGTCGGTCATCTCCGCCGGCAGCCACGCCACCGAACAGCACCTGGCGCACGCCGAGGAGATCTTCGGCGGTGTCGGCAAGACCCTCCGCGTCCCCGAGAGCCAGCAGGACGCCTGCACCGCCCTGTCCGGGTCCGGCCCGGCGTACTTCTTCTACCTCGTCGAGGCCATGACCGACGCCGGCATCCTGCTCGGCCTGCCCCGCGACAAGGCCCACGACCTCATCGTCCAGTCGGCGATCGGCGCTGCCGTGATGCTCCGCGACAGCGGCGAGCATCCCGTCAAGCTGCGCGAGAACGTCACCTCCCCCGCAGGCACGACGATCAACGCCATCCGCGAACTGGAGAACCACGGCGTACGGGCCGCCCTCATCGCCGCCCTGGAAGCCGCCCGCGACCGCAGTCGCGAACTCGCCTCCGGCAAGAAGGACTGA
- a CDS encoding ABC transporter permease gives MSRTGPTRPTSLATTTGTTGTAAPAPAARALNASRATATAARVLRQLRHDPRTIALMILVPCLMLVLLRYVFDASPRTFDNIGASLLGVFPLITMFLVTSIATLRERTSGTLERLLALPLGKGDLIAGYALAFGALAVVQSALATGLAVWLLGLDVTGSPWLLLLVALLDALLGTALGLFVSAFAASEFQAVQFMPAVIFPQLLLCGLFTPRSDMHPALEAVSDALPMSYAVDAMNEVVRHTDTTTVFVRDALIVAGCALLVLGLGAATLRRRTV, from the coding sequence ATGAGCCGCACCGGCCCCACCCGCCCCACCAGCCTCGCGACTACCACGGGTACGACGGGTACGGCGGCCCCCGCGCCGGCCGCCCGCGCGCTCAACGCCTCCCGCGCCACCGCCACCGCCGCCCGGGTCCTGCGCCAGCTCCGCCACGACCCACGGACCATCGCGCTGATGATCCTCGTCCCGTGCCTGATGCTGGTCCTGCTGCGCTACGTCTTCGACGCCAGCCCCCGCACCTTCGACAACATCGGCGCCTCACTGCTCGGCGTCTTCCCGCTGATCACGATGTTCCTGGTCACCTCCATCGCCACCCTGCGCGAACGCACCTCCGGCACTCTGGAACGCCTCCTCGCCCTGCCCCTCGGCAAGGGCGACCTCATCGCCGGCTATGCCCTGGCCTTCGGCGCCCTCGCCGTCGTCCAGTCCGCCCTCGCCACCGGACTCGCCGTCTGGCTCCTCGGCCTCGACGTCACCGGCTCCCCCTGGCTGCTCCTTCTCGTCGCCCTCCTCGACGCCCTGCTCGGCACCGCCCTCGGCCTGTTCGTCTCGGCCTTCGCCGCCTCGGAGTTCCAGGCGGTCCAGTTCATGCCCGCGGTGATCTTTCCCCAGCTCCTCCTCTGCGGCCTGTTCACACCCCGCTCCGACATGCACCCCGCCCTGGAGGCCGTCTCCGACGCCCTGCCGATGTCGTACGCCGTCGACGCCATGAACGAGGTCGTCCGCCACACCGACACGACGACGGTCTTCGTCCGCGACGCGCTGATCGTGGCCGGCTGTGCCCTGCTGGTCCTCGGCCTGGGAGCGGCGACCCTGCGCCGGCGGACCGTCTGA
- a CDS encoding ABC transporter ATP-binding protein: MMNYEAGGPPPRSATPAVRAEDLTVVRGSRTVLHDLRFTVPRGKITGLLGPSGCGKSTLMRAIVGTQAGITGTLDVLGHPAGHPTLRSRIGYVTQAPSVYDDLTVRQNLDYFAAILDPGRAAAERRRHHVTRAITDVDLIHHADALAGNLSGGQRNRVSLAVALLGTPELLVLDEPTVGLDPVLRRDLWNLFHDLAATRGATLLVSSHVMDEAERCHRLLLMREGAILADETPDALRTRTATDTVEAAFLDLVDAAAATDHAKESTR; encoded by the coding sequence GTGATGAATTATGAGGCGGGCGGCCCTCCGCCCCGCTCCGCCACCCCCGCCGTCCGCGCCGAAGACCTCACCGTCGTCCGCGGCTCCCGCACCGTCCTGCACGACCTCCGCTTCACCGTCCCCCGCGGCAAAATCACCGGTCTGCTGGGCCCCTCCGGCTGCGGCAAGTCCACCCTCATGCGCGCGATCGTCGGCACCCAGGCCGGGATCACCGGCACCCTCGACGTCCTCGGCCACCCCGCCGGCCATCCCACCCTGCGCAGCCGCATCGGCTACGTCACCCAGGCCCCCTCCGTCTACGACGACCTCACCGTCCGCCAGAACCTCGACTACTTCGCCGCGATACTCGACCCTGGCCGTGCCGCCGCCGAACGACGCCGTCACCACGTCACCCGGGCCATCACCGACGTCGACCTCATCCACCACGCCGACGCCCTCGCCGGCAACCTCTCCGGCGGCCAGCGCAACCGCGTCTCCCTGGCCGTCGCCCTCCTGGGCACCCCCGAACTGCTCGTCCTGGACGAACCCACCGTCGGCCTCGACCCCGTCCTCCGCCGCGACCTGTGGAACCTCTTCCACGACCTCGCCGCCACCCGCGGCGCCACCCTCCTCGTCTCCTCCCACGTCATGGACGAGGCCGAACGCTGCCACCGCCTCCTCCTCATGCGCGAGGGCGCGATCCTCGCCGACGAGACCCCGGACGCCCTGCGCACCCGCACCGCCACCGACACCGTGGAGGCCGCCTTCCTCGACCTCGTCGACGCGGCAGCCGCCACCGACCACGCGAAGGAGAGCACCCGATGA
- a CDS encoding class I SAM-dependent methyltransferase → MAIPESPTTPHASAVAARAHSFNSAAAQYAANRPSYPAALLDTVEELAGRSLSGARTVDVGAGTGIATALLHARGADVLAVEPGEGMAAEFRRALPHIPLVRGDGNALPVADAHADFLTYAQAWHWTDPARSVPEALRVLRPGGALALWWNTEALDVEWIAEAARRTSRFLGLDFTAAEQRRAIERTERADPSGRLDLARRTVRWCRRVPVDVHLANLGSHSALLVESEERTAAFMEEERAHLLKAFPDGTVEETYDVRILVALTP, encoded by the coding sequence ATGGCAATCCCCGAGTCACCCACCACCCCGCACGCCTCCGCCGTCGCCGCCCGGGCCCACTCCTTCAACTCCGCCGCCGCCCAGTACGCCGCGAACCGCCCTTCCTACCCAGCCGCCCTCCTCGACACCGTCGAGGAACTGGCCGGCCGTTCCCTGTCCGGCGCCAGGACCGTGGACGTCGGCGCCGGCACCGGTATCGCGACCGCTCTGCTGCACGCGCGCGGCGCCGACGTCCTCGCCGTCGAACCCGGTGAGGGCATGGCCGCCGAGTTCCGCCGCGCGCTGCCGCACATCCCGCTCGTCCGGGGTGACGGCAACGCGCTTCCCGTCGCCGACGCCCACGCCGACTTCCTCACCTACGCCCAGGCCTGGCACTGGACCGACCCGGCCCGCTCGGTGCCGGAGGCCCTCCGCGTGCTGCGGCCCGGCGGTGCGCTGGCGCTCTGGTGGAACACGGAGGCGCTGGACGTCGAGTGGATCGCCGAGGCAGCCCGCCGCACGAGCCGTTTCCTCGGCCTGGACTTCACCGCCGCCGAGCAACGCCGGGCCATCGAGCGCACCGAGCGGGCCGACCCGAGCGGACGCCTGGACCTCGCCCGCCGGACGGTCCGCTGGTGCCGACGCGTCCCGGTCGACGTCCACCTCGCCAACCTCGGCAGTCACTCGGCCCTCCTCGTCGAGTCCGAGGAGCGCACGGCCGCGTTCATGGAGGAGGAGCGTGCCCACCTGCTCAAGGCCTTCCCGGACGGCACCGTGGAGGAGACCTACGACGTCCGCATCCTGGTCGCCCTCACACCCTGA
- a CDS encoding EamA/RhaT family transporter has translation MSDETGSTDTSAGPTGGAPRGDGVAPDRGPRPEPLRFFGTSWVHHDNGYAVRRAGVAVGSLAAAAVSCLVLRFAYDGIRIAGTGSFVTMLVIAMFAICTALAFRNTRDGFGVRHDPQRQASLRGLLAIGFVGSLFAYFVRSLTEAPGEKLHREEYEKAREEHARRTTRRTGDPSRKKRRG, from the coding sequence GTGAGTGACGAAACCGGCAGCACGGACACCTCGGCGGGCCCCACCGGCGGCGCACCCCGGGGTGACGGCGTGGCTCCGGACCGCGGGCCCCGCCCCGAGCCCCTGCGCTTCTTCGGCACCTCCTGGGTGCACCACGACAACGGCTACGCGGTCCGCCGCGCCGGTGTCGCCGTCGGCTCCCTCGCCGCTGCCGCCGTCTCCTGCCTGGTGCTGCGCTTCGCGTACGACGGCATCCGCATCGCCGGCACCGGTTCCTTCGTGACCATGCTGGTCATCGCCATGTTCGCGATCTGTACCGCGCTCGCCTTCCGGAACACCCGGGACGGCTTCGGCGTACGGCACGATCCGCAGCGCCAGGCCTCTCTGCGCGGTCTGCTCGCCATCGGCTTCGTCGGCTCCCTCTTCGCCTACTTCGTCCGCTCCCTCACCGAGGCCCCGGGCGAGAAGCTGCACCGGGAGGAGTACGAGAAGGCCCGCGAGGAGCACGCACGCCGCACCACCCGCCGCACCGGCGACCCGTCGAGAAAGAAGCGGCGCGGCTAG
- a CDS encoding SH3 domain-containing protein gives MSVDRAQGTEGIDGGPAVERAAVEGAAAIRTYAVAPGVRLNVRSGPGTGYNLVRILPEGVRVPIYCQTPGTTVSGPYGTTNVWDLIDSGEYVSDAYVHTGSDGYIAARCG, from the coding sequence ATGTCAGTCGACCGTGCGCAGGGGACCGAGGGCATCGACGGAGGACCGGCGGTCGAGCGGGCGGCGGTCGAGGGGGCGGCGGCGATCCGCACCTACGCCGTCGCTCCCGGCGTCCGGCTGAACGTCCGCAGCGGCCCCGGTACCGGTTACAACCTCGTGCGCATCCTGCCCGAGGGTGTCCGGGTCCCGATCTACTGCCAGACACCCGGTACGACCGTGTCGGGCCCTTACGGCACGACGAACGTCTGGGACCTCATCGACAGCGGTGAGTACGTCTCGGACGCGTACGTACACACAGGCAGCGACGGCTACATCGCCGCCCGCTGCGGCTGA